A stretch of the Ananas comosus cultivar F153 linkage group 14, ASM154086v1, whole genome shotgun sequence genome encodes the following:
- the LOC109720103 gene encoding vegetative cell wall protein gp1-like, which produces MHMCYVFGTRVHNGTLTLILQPLPSLCTQPPRRPPAHAVLAPRPPAAAAVAGKRVPQLPSPPSLSLYLSFSRLEPRPRLHGLHRRGPVPRQPPPPTAAVAVRRRCRCGRPGHKLPAWTEPRSSLSPQRLRASPPPTVGRATLPSTSGVVGAVPRRPCSLWCRPNSPQPPRPGAGCAWAISASARRRCSSPAAPPSDDLLQPPARHPTVPTRRRPPPGSPAAAQTSCGLGPSLLGFRASPPPIVACAASPSTPGVVPNRPRPAPAAASPPATVGRHRAARELAAPYAAAAPPAALRRLAWSAPEPRHLVHPSPAGPPAGIPPAANPSSPLTVRLTFFCISCVGVE; this is translated from the coding sequence ATGCACATGTGTTATGTATTTGGGACTAGGGTTCACaatggaaccctaaccctaatcctccAACCCTTGCCCTCCCTGTGCACCCAGCCGCCTAGGAGGCCCCCTGCCCACGCCGTGCTTGCACCCCGGCCACCGGCAGCAGCCGCCGTCGCCGGAAAAAGGGTTCCTCAACTTCCCTCTCCTCCATCCctctccctctatctctctttctctcggtTGGAGCCCAGGCCGAGGCTACATGGCCTTCACCGGCGTGGCCCTGTGCCTCGGCAACctcccccgccgaccgccgccgtcgccgtgcgccgccgctgccgctgcggcCGCCCTGGCCACAAGCTGCCAGCCTGGACCGAGCCTAGGTCGAGCTTGAGCCCGCAGCGCCTCCGcgcatcgccgccgcccaccgtcggGCGCGCCACCCtcccctcgacctccggcgTCGTCGGCGCCGTTCCCCGCCGGCCATGCTCGCTGTGGTGCCGCCCGAACTCGCCGCAGCCGCCCAGACCCGGAGCGGGCTGTGCTTGGGCGATCTCTGCCTCCGCGCGTCGCCGCTGCTCCTCgccggccgcgccgccctccgaTGACCTCCTGCAACCTCCCGCTCGCCACCCGACCGTTCCcacacgccgccggccgccgcccggttctcctgcggccgcccagacctcGTGCGGGCTGGGACCGAGCCTCCTCGGCTTCCgagcgtcgccgccgcccataGTCGCGTGCGCCGCCTCCCCCTCGACCCCCGGCGTCGTTCCCAACCGGCCCCGaccagccccggccgccgcgtcGCCGCCGGCAACTGTTGGAAGGCACCGAGCCGCAAGAGAGTTGGCGGCTCcgtacgccgccgccgcacctccGGCCGCCCTGCGCCGCCTGGCATGGAGTGCCCCGGAGCCCCGCCATCTGGTGCACCCATCCccggccggaccgcccgccgGAATACCGCCggcggccaaccctagctcccccCTCACT